A genomic stretch from Rutidosis leptorrhynchoides isolate AG116_Rl617_1_P2 unplaced genomic scaffold, CSIRO_AGI_Rlap_v1 contig96, whole genome shotgun sequence includes:
- the LOC139885327 gene encoding tubby-like protein 4, whose product MPTVVTCTGSHRSMKVYIPKHQSMRFNNAKVQLIGGLPDDWEGKMDKIYKLCSRTPNYNNLSKQYELDFRDRGRLGLRIQRSVKNFQLTYEENGRQTILQLGKVDKSKYIMDFRYPLAGYQALCIAFHLSVVQPLNTLVSTENCNFLGIPAQWSSIGGRFCYRVIRQRALGWDSKILLLKFELCTLNFPIGM is encoded by the exons ATGCCAACGGTAGTCACATGCACTGGAAGCCATCGGAGCATGAAAGTATATATACCTAAACACCAATCCATGAGGTTTAACAATGCCAAg GTTCAACTTATCGGTGGCCTTCCTGATGACTGGGAAGGGAAAATGGACAAAATCTATAAGTTGTGCTCTAGGACTCCAAACTACAACAAT CTATCAAAGCAATATGAACTTGACTTCAGAGACAGGGGGAGATTGGGACTTAGAATTCAACGCTCGGTAAAGAATTTTCAACTCACATACGAG GAGAATGGAAGGCAGACAATTCTTCAGCTAGGGAAGGTAGATAAGTCGAAGTATATTATGGATTTCAG ATATCCTTTAGCAGGCTACCAAGCACTATGCATAGCATTTCATCTTTCTGTAGTTCAACCTCTAAACACGTTAGTTTCGACGGAGAATTGTAACTTTTTGGGAATTCCTGCCCAGTGGTCTTCCATTGGGGGACGATTTTGTTACAGGGTGATTAGGCAACGAGCATTGGGATGGGATTCTAAGATATTGCTCTTAAAATTTGAGCTATGTACTCTGAATTTTCCAATTGGTatgtaa
- the LOC139885328 gene encoding disease resistance protein UNI-like produces the protein MADQIVSVLGKVAELLVEPAKRQLRYIFRYKRILEELREAIRKLKAAQGQVQKDVVRAKGNSEKIRDNVEDWLKKVQTAVEGMESLENDLQQLCSSCCNANCCSRYKSCRKAAKEVIEATRLAENGNFAKVGDPAPLRPIPFKGFVSSDTTKAAFDQVLEELKDDKVSVIGLYGMGGVGKTTLGKSLCEKVEELKLFDTVVWGDHFTEIGIPLVNDNNGCKILLTTRKKNVCTSMGCQKMVQLSVLPEDEAWALFEVTAGISDDGESSTFIDDAKEVAKECKGLPLAIVIVGKTLKGKSAREWSSALEKLSNARFVNVDGDEDIYGRIKVSFDFLNGKKIQSCFLLCSLFPEDYEISMEDLTWIAWGLGLFEDYTTISTARREMIVMMDTLRNCGLVLDTGGDIFVKLHDIVRDTAHRIASDGENIFMVKHAGLESWPKDNRSECYTSISLMHNSIEEIPQGLAYPKLNTLFMEGRGLAGKDIKMKVCGSCFQGMNALKVLRMIDCELFQVSFQFLTNLQTLELNDCHFSMNGISSIKNLSSLEILRITGRNLRLRIIDEIDKGVSELPDEIFELKNLKVLQLMKLSSLRSISPQAISRLSNLEEFCVQECWNFLNNWSFEEQDESFEEQGKAFLTELNKLPRLKGLALEIHEKLIAATCLIFKKLSTFDISVISGKSDLISAFDAFRDTRTLNFARGNASLFSPFINLLPSVENLHLNNFDGFRNIIPDVHKGGDMKILYITRCPDVECVFDLTHVEDSPNLTSLNLDDLDKLKCIWNGPSQHFRLQSLRNVYIYNCPNLEYVFPVHIGSSLLHLEELFIQDCAALKHVFAAYGSGGNADMITCLLPKLKTLYFTGILQENFNLCPRRYRFIFPVLDEIEITGCPHMTTRFSIDTNGAVHAKVRTEGEITSTSSNDVNWTRGYTESTLPPYVEADD, from the exons ATGGCCGATCAGATTGTTTCCGTTCTTGGTAAGGTTGCAGAGTTATTAGTGGAGCCAGCAAAACGTCAACTTCGCTACATTTTTCGCTATAAAAGAATCCTTGAAGAACTGAGGGAAGCAATCCGGAAACTGAAAGCGGCGCAAGGGCAGGTGCAAAAAGATGTCGTTCGAGCCAAAGGGAACTCTGAAAAAATTAGAGACAATGTCGAGGATTGGCTGAAGAAAGTTCAAACAGCCGTTGAAGGCATGGAGAGCTTGGAAAATGATCTTCAACAACTGTGCAGTTCATGCTGCAATGCTAATTGTTGTTCTCGATACAAGTCATGCAGGAAAGCAGCAAAGGAGGTGATTGAAGCTACCAGGCTTGCAGAAAATGGGAATTTCGCTAAGGTGGGTGACCCTGCACCTCTTCGGCCCATTCCATTCAAAGGTTTTGTGTCTTCTGACACAACAAAAGCGGCATTCGATCAAGTCCTTGAGGAGCTGAAAGATGATAAAGTAAGCGTTATTGGATTATATGGAATGGGAGGTGTGGGTAAGACAACTTTGGGTAAAAGTTTGTGTGAGAAAGTTGAAGAGTTGAAGCTTTTTGACACAGTTGTGTGGGGCGACC ACTTCACAGAAATTGGGATTCCACTAGTCAATGATAATAATGGTTGCAAGATCCTGCTGACAACCCGTAAAAAAAATGTATGTACTTCTATGGGATGTCAAAAAATGGTTCAATTGAGCGTGTTACCTGAAGATGAAGCATGGGCCTTATTCGAGGTCACTGCAGGGATATCGGACGACGGAGAGTCTTCAACATTTATTGATGATGCCAAGGAGGTTGCTAAAGAATGCAAGGGGCTGCCTTTAGCAATTGTAATTGTCGGAAAGACTTTGAAGGGGAAATCTGCGAGGGAATGGAGTTCAGCTCTAGAAAAATTAAGTAATGCTAGATTTGTGAATGTTGATGGCGACGAAGATATATATGGACGTATTAAGGTCAGTTTTGACTTCTTGAACGGGAAAAAAATTCAGTCATGCTTTCTGTTGTGCTCTTTATTCCCTGAAGACTATGAAATTTCTATGGAAGACTTGACCTGGATTGCATGGGGATTAGGACTATTTGAAGATTACACCACAATCAGCACTGCAAGGAGAGAAATGATTGTAATGATGGACACTCTCCGAAATTGTGGCTTAGTATTGGATACAGGTGGAGACATATTTGTGAAATTACATGACATTGTTCGTGATACTGCGCATAGGATAGCGTCAGATGGGGAGAACATATTCATGGTCAAGCATGCTGGGTTGGAGTCATGGCCAAAGGACAACCGTTCTGAATGTTACACGTCAATCTCTTTGATGCACAATAGTATAGAAGAGATTCCGCAAGGATTGGCTTATCCAAAACTCAACACTTTGTTTATGGAGGGACGTGGCTTAGCTGGAAAGGATATAAAGATGAAGGTTTGTGGCTCATGTTTTCAAGGAATGAATGCCTTGAAGGTTCTGCGTATGATTGATTGCGAGTTGTTTCAGGTATCATTTCAGTTTTTGACAAACCTTCAAACTCTGGAATTAAACGATTGCCACTTCAGCATGAATGGCATATCTTCAATTAAGAACCTCAGCAGCCTAGAAATTCTTCGAATTACCGGACGAAATCTTCGATTAAGAATCATTGATGAAATTGATAAAGGTGTGTCTGAGTTACCAGACGAAATCTTCGAATTAAAGAATTTGAAGGTACTACAATTGATGAAATTGTCTTCATTAAGAAGTATTTCTCCTCAGGCGATCTCAAGATTATCCAATTTAGAAGAGTTTTGTGTTCAAGAATGTTGGAATTTTTTAAATAATTGGAGCTTTGAAGAGCAGGACGAGAGCTTTGAAGAGCAGGGCAAGGCATTTTTAACAGAGTTAAATAAACTACCCCGTTTGAAAGGATTAGCACTGGAAATTCATGAAAAGCTTATCGCAGCAACATGCTTAATTTTCAAAAAATTGTCAACGTTCGACATTAGTGTGATATCTGGAAAGAGTGATTTGATATCAGCTTTTGATGCATTCAGAGATACAAGAACCTTGAATTTTGCACGTGGAAATGCAAGCTTGTTCAGTCCATTCATTAACTTATTACCCTCCGTCGAAAATCTTCATCTAAATAACTTTGATGGCTTTCGGAATATCATCCCGGATGTTCACAAGGGAGGAGACATGAAGATTTTATATATTACAAGATGCCCAGATGTGGAGTGTGTGTTCGATTTAACACATGTTGAAGACAGCCCAAATTTGACATCTTTAAATTTGGATGATTTAGATAAATTGAAGTGCATATGGAATGGGCCTAGTCAACATTTTCGTCTCCAAAGTCTTAGAAATGTATATATTTACAATTGCCCAAACTTAGAATATGTGTTCCCGGTCCACATAGGTTCAAGTTTGCTGCATTTGGAAGAGCTGTTCATACAGGACTGCGCAGCTTTAAAGCACGTGTTTGCAGCATATGGATCAGGTGGAAATGCTGACATGATCACGTGTTTGCTTCCCAAGTTGAAAACTCTCTACTTCACTGGAATCTTGCAG GAAAATTTCAATTTATGTCCAAGGAGGTATCGTTTTATCTTCCCAGTATTGGACGAAATAGAGATAACAGGATGTCCTCATATGACTACGAGGTTTAGCATTGATACAAATGGAGCCGTGCATGCCAAAGTCAGAACAGAG GGAGAAATAACTTCCACGTCATCAAATGATGTTAATTGGACACGTGGTTACACTGAGAGTACACTACCACCTTACGTGGAAGCAGATGATTGA
- the LOC139885326 gene encoding nudix hydrolase 3-like — translation MKIIAAPIRVIQLVYNAGDVKGPQTVAFNLPNDECIVKDRGTSMVMLKNVSEAKFLHILLPIADACIAKDQQGLVDFDSFFTQTICHECCHGIGPHLITLPSGQKSTVRLELQELHSALEEAKADIVGLWALQFLISKKELLQSMYVSFLAGCFRSVWFGLEEAHGKIGDEGQGREVRKLAVAYHKRRNGKSEFIIAQSTKGILCNADESFIGTLTSNLMGSKYNIWNQGKSLTN, via the exons ATGA AAATTATTGCTGCTCCTATTCGTGTAATCCAGCTCGTATATAATGCAGGG GATGTGAAAGGTCCTCAGACTGTTGCTTTCAATTTACCAAATGATGAATGTATAGTCAAAGATCGAGGAACATCAATGGTCATGCTTAAGAATGTTTCAGAAGCAAA GTTTCTTCATATTCTTCTACCTATTGCTGATGCATGTATTGCTAAAGATCAACAAGGTCTTGTTGATTTCGATTCCTTTTTCACTCAAACTATATGTCACGAGTGTTGCCATGGAATTGGGCCCCATCTCATAACTCTTCCAAGTGGTCAAAAGTCAACCGTCAGATTG GAATTGCAAGAACTCCATTCAGCTTTAGAAGAAGCAAAAGCAGATATAGTTGGCCTTTGGGCTTTGCAATTTCTAATTAGCAAG AAAGAGTTACTGCAGTCAATGTATGTTTCTTTTCTAGCAGGCTGCTTCCGCTCAGTATGGTTTGGTTTAGAAGAAGCTCATGG GAAAATCGGAGAC GAAGGCCAGGGGCGAGAAGTTAGGAAACTAGCAGTTGCATACCACAAGAGACGTAATGGAAAATCGGAGTTCATAATTGCACAGAGTACAAAAGGAATATTGTGTAATGCagatgaaagctttataggaacaCTTACTTCTAACCTCATGGGCTCTAAATACAATATCTGGAATCAG GGGAAAAGTTTAACTAATTAG